One stretch of Punica granatum isolate Tunisia-2019 chromosome 5, ASM765513v2, whole genome shotgun sequence DNA includes these proteins:
- the LOC116206834 gene encoding calcium-binding protein CP1 — translation MCPSGRSLPTKRSADDLRPAFEVLDADRDGKISPDDLRTFYAGNPGAAGGEDDLIGTMISVADANQDGFVEYEEFELVLDGVRESSKASRDKVNGVGSVMEDAFRVMDRDGDGRLSREDLRSFMELAGLGASDDEITAMMRLGGGDEAGGVTYEGFIKILAFDDIF, via the coding sequence ATGTGTCCCTCGGGAAGATCCCTGCCAACCAAACGTTCCGCCGATGACCTCAGGCCTGCGTTCGAGGTCCTCGACGCCGACCGTGACGGGAAGATCAGCCCGGATGACCTCCGCACGTTCTACGCCGGGAACCCTGGGGCTGCAGGAGGGGAGGATGACCTCATCGGGACGATGATCTCCGTCGCGGACGCCAACCAGGACGGGTTCGTGGAGTACGAGGAGTTCGAGCTAGTCCTCGACGGTGTCAGGGAGAGTTCGAAGGCGAGCAGGGACAAGGTTAACGGCGTTGGGAGCGTAATGGAGGATGCTTTCAGGGTGATGGACAGGGACGGCGACGGGAGGCTGAGCCGGGAGGACCTCAGGAGCTTCATGGAGTTGGCCGGGCTTGGCGCGAGCGACGATGAGATTACGGCCATGATGCGGTTGGGGGGCGGTGATGAGGCCGGCGGCGTGACTTATGAGGGCTTCATCAAGATCTTGGCCTTCGATGACATTTTCTAG